In Aspergillus nidulans FGSC A4 chromosome II, a single window of DNA contains:
- a CDS encoding 40S ribosomal protein eS10 (transcript_id=CADANIAT00005021) has protein sequence MLIPKEDRKKIHEYLFREGVLVAKKDFNLPKHGDIDTKNLYVIKAMQSLNSRGYVKTQFSWQYYYYTLTPEGLDYLREWLHLPAEVVPATHIKQQRSHAPPRGMMGGEERERRPRPPREGGYRRREEGKEGAPGEFAPSFRGGIGRGRGAPAS, from the exons AT GCTTATCCCCAAGGAAGACCGCAAGAAGATCCATGAGTACCTCTTCCGCG AGGGTGTGCTCGTGGCCAAGAAGGACTTCAACCTTCCCAAGCATGGCGACATTGACACCAAGAACCTCTACGTGATCAAGGCCATGCAGTCCCTCAACTCCCGCGGCTACGTCAAGACCCAGTTCTCCTGGCAGTACTACTACTACACCCTCACCCCCGAG GGTCTTGACTACCTCCGTGAGTGGCTTCACCTCCCCGCTGAGGTTGTCCCTGCCACCCACATCAAGCAGCAGCGTTCTCACGCTCCCCCTCGTGGAATGATGGGTGGtgaagagcgcgagcgccGTCCCCGTCCTCCTCGTGAGGGTGGCTACCGTCGCCGTGAGGAAGGCAAGGAGGGTGCCCCCGGCGAGTTCGCTCCTAGCTTCCGTGGCGGAAttggccgtggccgtggcgCTCCTGCTTCGTAA
- a CDS encoding telomere maintenance SDE2 family protein (transcript_id=CADANIAT00005022), whose product MASHVNVLLSSFPGLSLPPTVSFALPATSTLSDLCEKVSSYIPYSVPLRSLILTTTNNKQILPSSLAVSELISPNGDSTLLPLRLTVPMCGGKGGFGSQLRAAGGRMSSRRKRNQGDDNGSSRNLDGRRLRTVNEAKALAEYLAVKPEMDKKEKEERRRRWEAVVEAAEKRQEELKNGGGKQKIDGQWMEDKDEMNEKAREAVLAAMKEGTWTDNLKDALLGGSSTSASEGSGQESASASEDSGEEAEMRDAPAQPGSARPAAPRRYIGFDDDDEFMSDSEEDEEAMNEGSEGKGKAKA is encoded by the coding sequence ATGGCGTCGCACGTAAATGTCCTCCTGTCGTCCTTCCCCGGACTTTCGCTTCCCCCGACAGTTTCCTTTGCATTACCAGCGACGTCCACTCTATCAGATCTTTGCGAAAAGGTCTCATCATATATCCCTTATTCTGTGCCCCTCCGGTCCCTCATCTTAACAACAACAAATAACAAACAAATTCTCCCCTCGTCGCTCGCTGTTTCTGAACTCATCTCACCAAATGGCGACTCAACTCTCCTCCCCCTTCGTCTCACGGTTCCTATGTGTGGCGGAAAGGGTGGTTTTGGCTCTCAACTTCGTGCTGCCGGTGGGCGCATGTCAAGCAGGCGCAAGCGCAATCAGGGCGACGACAACGGCTCCAGCCGTAATCTCGATGGGCGGCGTCTTCGTACAGTCAACGAGGCCAAGGCCCTTGCAGAATACCTCGCCGTGAAACCCGAGATGGataagaaggagaaagaggagcgCCGACGACGGTGggaggctgttgttgaagccGCGGAAAAGCGCCAGGAAGAGCTCAAAAATGGAGGTGGGAAGCAAAAGATCGACGGTCAATGGATGGAGGATAAAGATGAGATGAATGAGAAGGCTCGAGAGGCTGTTCTTGCAGCTATGAAGGAGGGCACTTGGACGGATAATCTGAAGGACGCCCTCCTAGGCGGGTCGAGCACGAGTGCAAGTGAGGGAAGTGGGCAAGAAAGTGCTTCTGCGTCGGAGGACAGCGGGGAGGAGGCCGAGATGAGGGATGCGCCTGCGCAACCTGGTTCGGCGCGGCCTGCTGCACCGAGGAGATATATCGGgttcgacgatgatgatgaattcaTGAGTGActctgaagaggatgaagaagctatGAATGAAGGTtcagaaggaaaaggaaaagcgAAAGCATAA
- a CDS encoding uncharacterized protein (transcript_id=CADANIAT00005023), translated as MSPRVLWKFPRQCQQAQRFFRSQHPPSRFRREVVCGLALLSTVQLRRQSTSASNPVSSTESTQAVLPLCCPGCGAYSQTVEPNEPGFYSKTRKQTRKLLLEAQKEPLKESATQEAVFTVQKAVEEAEIAPKPHPDTVSQYLEKSQSPVQVCDRCHDLLHHNKGVSAISPSIHSIGAYLDESPHKHNRIYHIIDAADFPMSLVDGIYEELGIQEQRSRNRRSATYKYKHGKKLPTITFVITRSDLLGPTKELVDSKMEFVRSVLREKLGISSEEFRLGNVHMISAHRGWWTKKVKEEMREHGGGIWIVGKANAGKSSFVQACIPKDSRNLEKMAELIARRGEASPAPSLDDQPAFDPDSLLPPAPNEDLYPVLPIVSSLPGTTVSPIRIPFGRGKGEIIDLPGLSRGDLADYVQDEYKRDLIMTKRGKPERHTIKPGQSLLIGGGLIRITPLDLDTIVLAAAFIPIETHLTRTDKAAEMQAQERPYPGTNIVKEGTGALIKSVGIFDLKWDVTRSHLPTSIAKAVEDHGIKPPPLPYKVMSADILIEGCGWVELTAQIRAKAFKNSDGYGDGSTESSTHFPRVEVFSPNGKHVEVRRPIQSYEFTAKKAAAEKRAIGARGRRNVGHMKRKQNQKP; from the exons ATGAGCCCGAGAGTTTTGTGGAAATTCCCACGACAATGCCAACAAGCGCAGCGTTTTTTCCGCAGCCAGCACCCTCCCAGCCGCTTCCGGCGGGAGGTTGTCTGTGGACTGGCACTCCTGTCGACCGTTCAGCTGCGAAGACAATCTACCAGCGCATCTAACCCTGTGTCATCAACAGAGTCTACTCAGGCTGTTCTACCATTATGCTGTCCCGGATGCGGGGCGTATTCGCAGACTGTCGAGCCGAACGAGCCAGGATTTTACAGCAAAACCAGAAAGCAAACCCGAAAGCTCTTATTGGAAGCGCAAAAGGAACCGTTAAAGGAATCTGCAACGCAGGAGGCGGTATTTACCGTACAAAAAGCTgtcgaggaagcggagatTGCTCCTAAGCCACATC CGGATACCGTCAGCCAATATCTCGAGAAATCACAGTCACCGGTGCAAGTCTGCGACAGATGTCACGACCTACTACACCACAATAAGGGGGTGTCTGCTATATCGCCTTCGATACACTCCATTGGAGCATACCTTGACGAATCGCCACATAAACATAACCGAATATATCATATCATTGATGCGGCGGATTTCCCTATGTCGCTTGTTGATGGTATATACGAAGAATTGGGaattcaggaacagcgcTCGCGGAACCGGCGATCCGCGACGTATAAATACAAACACGGAAAGAAGCTGCCGACAATAACGTTCGTCATAACTCGCTCGGACCTTTTGGGACCTACTAAGGAATTGGTGGACTCCAAAATGGAGTTCGTTCGGTCAGTTCTCCGTGAGAAGCTAGGTATCTCATCGGAGGAATTCCGTCTGGGCAATGTACACATGATCAGCGCCCACCGAGGCTGGTGGACGAAAAAGGTCAAGGAAGAGATGCGCGAGCATGGAGGGGGAATTTGGATAGTCGGGAAGGCCAACGCTGGGAAAAGCAGTTTTGTACAAGCCTGTATCCCAAAAGACTCACGGAACCTCGAAAAAATGGCGGAACTCATTGCGCGCCGAGGAGAAGCATCACCTGCACCTAGTTTGGACGACCAGCCTGCTTTTGACCCCGATAGCCTCCTTCCACCTGCTCCGAACGAGGATCTATACCCCGTTCTCCCGATCGTGTCGTCCCTCCCTGGCACCACAGTCTCCCCAATTCGTATTCCATTCGGCCGCGGTAAAGGTGAGATAATTGACCTCCCGGGGCTTAGCCGTGGCGATCTGGCCGACTACGTGCAGGATGAATACAAGCGCGACCTTATCATGACCAAGAGGGGAAAACCTGAGCGACATACCATCAAGCCCGGGCAGTCCTTACTTATTGGCGGCGGCCTTATACGCATTACGCCTTTGGATCTTGACACTATCGTATTGGCTGCAGCTTTCATTCCAATCGAAACCCATCTGACAAGGACCGATAAGGCGGCCGAGATGCAGGCTCAAGAGCGTCCATATCCCGGCACAAACATCGTCAAGGAGGGTACTGGAGCGCTGATCAAGTCGGTGGGGATATTTGACCTGAAGTGGGACGTTACACGCTCCCATCTCCCAACATCTATCGCAAAGGCTGTAGAAGACCACGGCATCAAGCCGCCTCCCCTGCCTTACAAGGTGATGTCTGCGGATATCCTGATTGAGGGATGTGGTTGGGTCGAGTTGACTGCCCAGATTCGCGCAAAGGCATTTAAAAATAGCGATGGTTATGGCGATGGGTCTACAGAATCTTCAACTCACTTTCCACGGGTTGAAGTTTTTAGTCCTAACGGGAAACATGTTGAAGTACGGCGGCCTATTCAGAGCTACGAGTTCACAGCGAAGAAAGCGGCCGCTGAGAAACGGGCTATTGGTGCTCGAGGGCGTCGCAACGTTGGGCATATGAAACGGAAACAAAACCAGAAACCTTAG
- a CDS encoding uncharacterized protein (transcript_id=CADANIAT00005024), with protein sequence MLSSRGEKKAKSFDIPWRFAVAPTYDKEANPDGIICFGMAEHGPVRADIAEYINNNVKFTTNSVCYPSMSTSNPLPAAVSSHLNKYFKPLIPITPEMVVKVNGCSAAGNMLSFALAEPGDAVLVSRPVYGRFELDYGVQGGVEIVYADTDVNEAFGTACVQRYEEALEKARERGVRVRALVVVNPHNPVGMNTLNSTSFVGRCYPPETLVEIMKFCNRHKLHLISDEIYAFKDFASGGLHLGFIISRNFELRRACSAMLRFHSPSSAAETIGTAILQDEDFVSRFIERSRRDLAHSYSIATSILDQEGINYVKGGNAGFFLYIELSPYLSLPNQEHEFALAQRLLDNGLFLHPGEEHCKEPGWFRLVFSHDEHILREGLRR encoded by the exons ATGCTCTCTTCCCGCGGcgagaaaaaagcaaagtCCTTTGATATTCCCTGGCGCTTCGCCGTGGCCCCAACCTACGACAAGGAAGCGAACCCCGATGGCATCATTTGTTTTGGGATGGCTGAGCAT GGCCCTGTCCGTGCCGATATTGCAGAATACATTAACAACAATGTCAAGTTTACCACAAACTCGGTCTGCTACCCCTCCATGTCAACGTCAAACCCCCTCCCCGCTGCCGTCTCATCTCATCTAAACAAGTACTTCAAGCCCCTCATACCCATAACGCCTGAAATGGTTGTTAAGGTGAACGGCTGCTCAGCTGCAGGGAACATGCTGTCCTTTGCGCTTGCGGAGCCCGGGGATGCAGTCCTAGTCAGCAGACCGGTGTATGGGCGGTTCGAGCTTGATTATGGCGTCCAGGGAGGAGTGGAAATAGTATATGCGGATACGGATGTTAATGAGGCTTTTGGGACGGCTTGTGTGCAGAGGTATGAGGAGGCATTGGAAAAGGCAAGGGAGAGGGGAGTCAGGGTTCGGGCGCTTGTTGTTGTTAACCCGCATAATCCCGTTGGTATGAACACGCTCAATTCTACCTCTTTTGTTG GCCGGTGCTATCCACCAGAAACGCTTGTCGAGATCATGAAATTCTGCAACAGACACAAGCTTCATCTGATTAGTGATGAGATCTATGCATT TAAG GACTTCGCCTCCGGTGGCCTTCATCTCGGCTTCATAATATCTCGAAACTTTGAGCTCCGTCGAGCCTGCTCGGCGATGCT ACGATTTCACAGTCCTTCCTCGGCAGCTGAGACAATAGGGACTGCAATTTTGCAAGATGAGGACTTCGTATCTCGATTTATTGAGAGATCTCGTCGGGATCTTGCTCACTCCTATTCAATAGCTACTTCGATTCTTGATCAAGAGGGGATCAATTATGTTAAAGGGGG GAATGCCGGCTTCTTTCTTTACATCGAACTCTCTCCATACCTCTCTCTACCAAACCAGGAACATGAATTCGCACTCGCCCAAAGGCTGCTCGATAACGGGCTGTTCTTGCACCCAGGCGAGGAGCATTGTAAGGAACCAGGCTGGTTTAGACTAGTCTTCTCGCATGATGAGCACATTCTTCGGGAAGGGTTACGGAGGTAG
- a CDS encoding uncharacterized protein (transcript_id=CADANIAT00005025): MPNNNWSSNTSSNDSGVTGAAKFVTSTLGNTVGGVSKTLGGVTGAATRGLGDTVNSATGSSGRPVGDALGNVGTGLEDGLKKVGKGVEDAGQWK; the protein is encoded by the coding sequence ATGCCTAACAACAATTGGTCTTCCAACACCTCCTCCAACGACTCCGGTGTCACGGGCGCCGCTAAATTCGTCACATCCACACTTGGTAACACTGTCGGCGGCGTCTCCAAGACCTTGGGGGGCGTTACGGGCGCCGCAACTCGCGGACTGGGCGATACAGTGAACAGTGCTACCGGTAGTTCGGGGAGGCCTGTTGGCGATGCTCTGGGAAATGTGGGGACGGGATTGGAGGATGGACTCAAGAAGGTTGGGAAGGGGGTCGAGGATGCGGGACAGTGGAAATAA
- a CDS encoding leucine--tRNA ligase CDC60 (transcript_id=CADANIAT00005026), producing MTPDELREKYPKFFGTMAYPYMNGTLHAGHSFTASKVEFMAATARMEGKRALFPLGFHCTGMPIKACADKLADEVKKFGKNFEGYKDEDEETAAVAAPTQEVKAEQQEKFSGKKSKAAAKTVKMKYQFQIMLAIGIPIEEIHKFADASYWLQHFPPLAIRDLDSLGAGIDWRRQMVTTDANPYYDAFVRWQMNRLYELGKIQYGNRYTIYSPKDGQPCMDHDRTEGEGIGPQEYTAMKLKVKEWAPKIAELVKGKIEDDADVYFIPATLRPETMYGQNCCFLGPKIEYGIFRVKEKQYYICTKRGAWNMAFQGTFFDSEHFPKTQDELPTVLTAPGSAFVGTLVDAPLSFHKDGVRILPMEGVSATKGTGVVTCVPSDSPDDYATLLDLAKKPEYYGIQKEWAELEIFPLIETPTYGNLTAPALVKKLKINSPKDVNQLAQAKELAYGEAFYKGTMIVGEFKGEPVSAAKDKIRKALYDSGDAFPFADPMGKVVSRSGDDCVVAYLGQWFLNYGENDAKWQKDTLDHVVNTLNTYSNETKNGFEKNLSWLNRWACARTYGLGSKLPWDPQFLVESLSDSTVYMAYYTIAHLLHGDRYGKTTGKLNIKAEQMIDEVWDYVFCRREISDELISKSGLSKDALQAMRREFEYWYPMDVRVSGKDLIQNHLTFFLYIHVALFPPQYWPRGVRANGHLLLNGDKMSKSTGNFLTLKDSVDKFGADATRIAFADAGDGIEDANFEESVANSNILRLFTLKEWIEEVVKDESLRTGPADHFWDKVFDNEINTLVREGKKNYQDTNFKLALKSSLYDLVGARDAYREACISAGIGMHRDVVLRYIELQALMMSPIAPHWSEYIWLEILKKPDTIHRALFPEVAEPSPELSAATSYVRATASSILSAEANFVKKLAKGKSAHFDPRKPKKITIFAAKKFPSWQEKYIDLVREAFDAVSLTINDKELNAKVGKLGEMKKAMPFVQGLKKRLISTKEAPEIVFERKLPFDEFGVLKEMTVNLKKTTGAKEIEIVAVDEGGKTGEVLGSGEKREGLQAENAVPGQPTFLFANIE from the exons ATGACTCCCGACGAGCTCCGTGAGAAGTACCCGAAGTTCTTCGGTACCATGGCCTACCCGTACATGAATGGTACCCTCCATGCCGGTCACAGTTTCACAGCCAGTAAGGTCGAGTTTATGGCTGCCACCGCCCGTatggagggaaagagagccCTTTTCCCTCTTGGTTTCCACTGCACCGGTATGCCCATCAAAGCTTGTGCTGATAAGCTTGCCGATGAGGTTAAGAAGTTCGGAAAGAACTTTGAAGGCTacaaggatgaggacgaggagacgGCTGCCGTCGCCGCCCCAACCCAGGAGGTTAAGGCCGAGCAACAGGAGAAGTTCTCcggaaagaaaagcaaggCCGCCGCTAAGACTGTGAAGATGAAGTACCAGTTCCAGATCATGCTGGCCATCGGTATCCCCATTGAAGAGATTCACAAGTTCGCGGATGCCTCATACTGGCTCCAGCACTTCCCGCCTCTTGCCATCCGTGACCTCGACAGCCTGGGTGCCGGTATCGACTGGCGCCGACAGATGGTTACCACTGACGCCAACCCTTACTACGACGCTTTTGTGCGCTGGCAAATGAACCGTTTATATGAGCTCGGCAAGATCCAGTATGGTAATCGTTACACAATTTACTCACCCAAAGACGGCCAGCCTTGCATGGATCACGACCGAACCGAGGGCGAAGGCATTGGACCCCAGGAGTACACGGCTATGAAGCTGAAGGTTAAGGAGTGGGCACCTAAGATTGCAGAACTCGTCAAAGGCAAGATTGAGGATGACGCCGATGTTTACTTCATTCCCGCTACCCTGCGTCCGGAGACCATGTACGGTCAAAACTGCTGCTTCCTCGGCCCGAAGATCGAATACGGAATTTTCAGGGTCAAGGAGAAGCAGTACTATATCTGCACCAAGCGGGGTGCTTGGAACATGGCTTTCCAGGGCACCTTCTTTGACAGCGAGCACTTCCCCAAGACTCAGGACGAACTGCCCACCGTTCTGACTGCTCCGGGATCGGCATTCGTCGGTACACTCGTCGACGCACCTCTGTCATTCCACAAGGATGGTGTGCGCATCCTTCCTATGGAGGGTGTTTCTGCTACCAAGGGTACTGGTGTCGTCACTTGTGTGCCCTCAGACTCCCCTGACGACTATGCCACTTTGCTCGACCTTGCTAAGAAGCCCGAATACTACGGCATCCAGAAGGAGTGGGCTGAGTTGGAAATATTCCCTCTCATTGAAACACCTACGTACGGTAACCTCACCGCACCAGCGCttgtgaagaagctcaagatcaACTCCCCCAAGGACGTCAACCAGCTCGCCCAGGCCAAGGAACTGGCCTATGGAGAAGCCTTTTACAAGGGCACGATGATTGTTGGAGAGTTCAAGGGCGAGCCAGTAAGCGCTGCCAAGGACAAGATTCGCAAGGCCCTCTACGACAGCGGTGATGCTTTCCCCTTCGCTGACCCCATGGGCAAGGTTGTCAGCCGAAGTGGGGACGACTGTGTCGTTGCGTACCTTGGCCAATGGTTCCTGAACTATGGTGAGAACGATGCCAAGTGGCAGAAAGACACCCTTGACCACGTTGTGAACACCCTCAACACATACTCCAACGAGACAAAGAACGGGTTCGAGAAGAATCTCTCTTGGCTCAACCGCTGGGCTTGCGCTAGAACATACGGCCTCGGCTCAAAACTCCCGTGGGACCCGCAGTTCCTTGTTGAGAGTCTGAGTGACAGTACCGTCTACATGGCCTATTACACCATTGCCCATCTTTTGCACGGTGACCGTTACGGTAAGACGACAGGTAAGCTCAACATCAAGGCAGAGCAAATGATCGACGAGGTTTGGGACTATGTGTTCTGCCGACGTGAGATCAGCGATGAGCTCATCTCGAAGAGCGGTCTTAGCAAGGACGCTCTCCAGGCTATGCGAAGAGAATTCGAATACTGGTATCCCATGGACGTCCGAGTGTCTGGAAAGGATCTCATTCAGAACCActtgaccttcttccttTATATCCACGTAGCTCTCTTCCCACCGCAATACTGGCCTCGCGGTGTCCGTGCCAACGGACACTTGCTCTTGAACGGTGATAAGATGAGCAAGAGCACCGGAAACTTCTTGACCCTGAAAGACTCCGTTGACAAATTCGGTGCTGATGCTACTCGCATTGCCTTCGCCGACGCCGGTGATGGAATCGAAGACGCCAACTTTGAGGAGAGCGTTGCCAACAGCAACATTCTTCGTCTCTTTACTTTGAAGGAGTggattgaggaggttgtcaaggatgagaGTTTGCGAACAGGACCCGCAGACCACTTCTGGGACAAGGTTTTCGACAACGAGATAAACACCCTGGTTCGtgaaggcaagaagaactACCAAGA CACCAACTTCAAGCTCGCTCTTAAGTCCAGTCTGTATGACTTGGTTGGTGCCCGTGATGCCTACCGTGAGGCTTGCATCTCCGCAGGCATCGGCATGCACCGCGATGTGGTCTTGCGCTATATCGAGCTCCAGGCGCTCATGATGTCCCCCATTGCACCTCACTGGTCAGAGTACATCTGGCTCGAAATTCTGAAGAAG CCCGATACTATCCATCGCGCTCTATTCCCTGAGGTTGCAGAGCCCTCACCTGAACTCTCAGCAGCTACCAGCTATGTTCGCGCGACCGCCTCCAGCATCCTGTCCGCCGAAGCCAACTTCGTCAAAAAGCTCGCCAAGGGCAAGTCTGCACACTTCGACCCTCGCAAGCCCAAGAAGATTACCATCTTTGCTGCGAAGAAGTTCCCTTCATGGCAGGAGAAGTACATCGACCTTGTCCGTGAAGCCTTTGACGCTGTCTCCCTCACCATTAACGACAAGGAGCTAAACGCCAAGGTCGGCAAGCTTGgtgagatgaagaaggccatgCCCTTTGTTCAGGGTCTCAAGAAGCGTCTGATCAGCACCAAGGAGGCTCCCGAGATCGTCTTTGAGCGAAAACTACCGTTTGACGAGTTCGGTGTCCTCAAGGAGATGACGGTTAACCTGAAGAAGACAACAGGAgccaaggagattgagattgttgctgttgatgagggTGGCAAGACCGGGGAGGTTCTGGGCTCCGgtgagaagagagaaggtcTGCAGGCTGAGAATGCTGTTCCCGGTCAGCCGACGTTCCTGTTTGCCAACATTGAATAA
- a CDS encoding HpcH/HpaI aldolase family protein (transcript_id=CADANIAT00005027) yields the protein MTTKTRLQASLSRAAAREAPSLGQWLEFPGYQLAETVASLSEDWVLIDCEHGAITDLKCICKSPQYPAPTARPSRALDAGAHGIMIPMCEIAEQARFIVARCKYPPAGIRGAGAMFAHSAFHQNPREYLTTANDNIVIIVQIESRKAVENCEEIAGVEGVDMLFVGPNDLASSMGHVAFEHPHIAEVQDAIARVLRAAKMHNKYAGHFALGAEEVARRWKQGFDFVNCGADIVALSAWMGNEMGKLKGIIGS from the exons ATGACCACAAAAACCCGTCTCCAagcctccctctcccgcGCCGCAGCCCGGGAGGCCCCATCTCTCGGGCAATGGCTTGAATTCCCGGGCTACCAGCTCGCTGAAACGGTCGCGTCACTGAGCGAAGAC TGGGTATTAATAGACTGCGAGCATGGCGCAATAACCGATCTGAAATGCATCTGCAAGTCGCCGCAATATCCAGCGCCAACTGCTCGCCCATC GCGCGCCCTCGACGCTGGTGCACATGGGATAATGATTCCCATGTGCGAGATAGCTGAACAAGCCCGGTTTATTGTGGCCCGGTGCAAGTACCCGCCAGCTGGAATCCGGGGCGCCGGAGCAATGTTTGCGCATAGTGCATTTCACCAGAATCCGAGGGAGTATCTTACGACTGCAAACGAcaatatcgtcatcatcgtgCAGATTGAGAGTAGGAAAGCGGTTGAAAACTGTGAGGAGATTGCGGGCGTGGAGGGGGTCGATATGCTGTTCGTTGGGCCGAATGATCTCGCCAGTTCCATGGGGCACGTGGCTTTTGAGCATCCGCATATCGCGGAGGTGCAGGACGCAATTGCGAGAGTTTTGAGGGCTGCAAAGATGCACAATAAATATGCGGGGCATTTTGCGTTGGgggcggaggaggttgcGAGACGGTGGAAGCAGGGTTTTGATTTTGTGAATTGCGGTGCGGATATTGTGGCATTGAGCGCTTGGATGGGGAATGAGATGGGGAAGCTGAAGGGCATTATTGGAAGTTAA
- a CDS encoding uncharacterized protein (transcript_id=CADANIAT00005028), whose amino-acid sequence MPINNAAVRVSHLTLAIQDRPVTPPGPNEVLVQVISTGICGSDTHNWNNPNVSRELILGHESAGLRGLIVEIDSEVKDRHVGQRMAVEPGFACATRKCPDNQEDAFCLRGNPNTCANLKYCGLDPTDGTLQQYFTCKAHMAIPIPEEISWEEAGAIQPLAIAVQLARRAALSATAKVVGDGGCGPLGLLVIAIAKAYGVCKIVVFDIEQSRLDFALSYGEDIGVLSPKISENVEPLKFVFEFTSSVVREHNLGHGVDISVEASGADSSAQMALTILKPRGTCIQAGLGKRLTKPLFFLLIANELTLRGRSGSRRDVTRKRLSLYKVKSASEAVDYEDFSLDEGTGGVSGTV is encoded by the exons ATGCCCATCAACAATGCTGCCGTCCGGGTCTCACACCTCACCCTCGCAATCCAAGATCGTCCCGTTACACCCCCAGGACCGAACGAGGTGCTCGTCCAAGTCATCTCAACAGGAATCTGCGGGTCCGATACCCACAACTGGAATAACCCTAATGTCTCGAGGGAACTAATCCTCGGCCACGAGTCCGCGGGTCTAAGGGGTCTAATAGTGGAGATCGACTCCGAAGTGAAGGATAGACATGTCGGACAGCGTATGGCCGTTGAGCCCGGGTTTGCTTGTGCCAC aagaaagtgtcCTGACAATCAAGAAGATGCGTTCTGCCTTCGCGGTAACCCAAACACTTGCGCAAATCTCAAATATTGCGGCCTCGACCCCACGGATGGCACGCTGCAGCAATATTTCACCTGCAAGGCGCACATGGCCATCCCCATTCCGGAGGAGATATCCTGGGAAGAAGCGGGCGCAATCCAGCCTCTTGCGATTGCGGTGCAGCTGGCTAGACGCGCGGCTCTGAGTGCGA CTGCTAAAGTGGTTGGTGACGGTGGGTGTGGACCATTAGGCCTCCTCGTAATTGCCATTGCGAAAGCCTACGGTGTGTGCAAGATCGTGGTCTTTGATATCGAGCAATCCCGGCTTGATTTCGCATTGTCGTATGGAGAAGATATTGGCGTTCTTTCACCGAAAATATCTGAAAATGTTGAACCTCTGAAATTCGTCTTCGAATTTACATCCTCCGTCGTAAGAGAACACAACCTTGGCCACGGGGTCGACATCTCTGTCGAAGCCAGTGGCGCCGACTCATCTGCTCAAATGGCACTTACTATCCTGAAACCCAGGGGCACATGCATCCAAGCTGGGCTGGGGAAGCGACTCACAAAGCCCCTCTTTTTCCTACTGATAGCGAACGAGTTGACGCTTAGGGGACGGTCCGGTTCACGCCGGGATGTTACCAGGAAGCGATTGAGCTTGTACAAAGTAAAGAGCGCATCTGAAGCCGTTGATTACGAAGACTTTTCCCTTGACGAGGGCACAGGAGGCGTTTCGGGCACAGTTTGA